A genomic stretch from Oscarella lobularis chromosome 11, ooOscLobu1.1, whole genome shotgun sequence includes:
- the LOC136193105 gene encoding uncharacterized protein yields MAARKVATTPRVYATAKAPIGELHCDIRGEGWSPSFDWQEKYVDYSPDEEQKTWIVSNQDLLSVLRQDPLKTGRYHCNVTFEMEYEGETTKLCSQSEPLDVFEHTVDEVTGQPQKKRKTHSKNDISARAKIGAECVKVYDEYAQLDLTTPTLCHAFFSAGSVLRNDDVDWEKMKSPAEKLIYADLSDGLKLVEKSAEEELMQPIINEILSEVLGEENRFCDDEEVKDCFGNQRPNGVVLSSGTPHTRALLIEKFKRPESAGDPLVQLLLYMRELGKKTDNEHSDPASRAYPLLLLEMRGKSAKLHAAIRMLGENEKMVIHHCLLARAEFIPGRKKQCAMFLLGLERGVKELNEFWKNGAECMRCESDRILPCDCFAKLLDNSGRLHFTRHVKGDVFEATVSSGDGLDLAHIVKFSTGQYGQEAHERCAEKGMAPKLYKSVHLPLFLSLWVVMMEKLEGYIRLDDALLSNLSAAQTKKIKEKMKEALDVLHGGESDTRLAHGDFRSANVLVSMQEGSDDVQVRIIDFDWSGEEGRAFYPNVNVTLNWPEGVECGSPLKVEHDWHLYRAHCHDLDWVARQES; encoded by the exons ATGGCCGCACGCA AAGTTGCAACTACGCCGCGCGTTTACGCAACCGCAAAAGCGCCTATTGGCGAACTCCATTGCGATATAAGGGGTGAAGGCTGGTCTCCATCGTTCGACTGGCAGGAGAAATATGTCGACTATTCGCCAGACGAGGAGCAGAAGACGTGGATAGTGTCTAACCAAGATCTGCTTTCGGTTTTGCGTCAAGATCCTCTAAAAACTGGTCGATACCACTGCAATGTCACATTTGAAATGGAGTACGAGGGCGAGACTACGAAATTGTGTAGTCAATCAGAACCGCTTGACGTTTTTG AACACACTGTTGATGAAGTTACCGGACAGCcgcagaaaaagcgaaagactCATTCG AAAAATGATATCTCAGCTCGTGCGAAAATAGGTGCAGAATGCGTCAAGGTGTACGATGAGTATGCACAGCTCGACCTGACAACGCCAACACTGTGCCACGCATTCTTCTCGGCGGGGTCAGTCCTGagaaatgacgacgttgattGGGAGAAGATGAAAAGTCCTGCCGAAAAGCTGATTTACGCCGATTTGTCCGACGGCCTCAAATTGGTTGAAAAAAGTGCAGAAGAGGAGCTCATGCAGCCGATCATTAATGAAATCCTCTCGGAAGTGCTGGGAGAAGAAAACCGGTTCtgtgacgacgaggaagtcAAGGACTGTTTTGGTAATCAGCGTCCGAACGGGGTAGTCCTCAGCAGCGGGACTCCTCACACGAGGGCTCTTCtcattgaaaaattcaagcGTCCCGAAAGCGCCGGAGATCCCCTTGTTCAACTACTGCTCTATATGCGTGAGCTGGGGAAAAAGACGGACAATGAACACTCTGATCCGGCATCAAGGGCTTACCCTCTATTGCTATTAGAAATGAGGGGCAAGTCTGCCAAATTGCACGCTGCCATTCGGATGCTCGGCGAAAATGAAAAGATGGTCATTCACCATTGCCTACTAGCTCGAGCCGAGTTCATTCCTGGTCGAAAGAAGCAGTGCGCCATGTTCCTGCTGGGACTTGAACGCGGCGTCAAGGAGCTGAATGAGTTTTGGAAAAATGGGGCCGAATGCATGAGATGTGAGTCGGATCGCATTTTGCCTTGCGATTGCTTTGCAAAACTTCTGGACAATTCCGGTCGTCTTCACTTCACTCGACACGTGAAGGGAGACGTCTTTGAAGCGACTGTGAGCAG CGGCGACGGATTAGATCTAGCTCACATTGTCAAGTTTTCGACGGGCCAATACGGCCAGGAGGCGCATGAGCGCTGCGCAGAAAAGGGAATGGCGCCCAAGTTGTACAAAAGCGTCCACTTGCCATTATTCCTCTCTCTCTGGGTAGTCATGATGGAGAAATTGGAGGGTTACATCCGTTTGGATGATGCCCTTCTCTCCAACCTGTCCGCTGCTCAGACAAAGAAgatcaaggaaaagatgaaGGAGGCGCTCGACGTGCTGCACGGGGGCGAGAGCGACACGCGTCTCGCTCATGGAGATTTTCGTTCTGCGAATGTGCTCGTCTCCATGCAAGagggaagcgacgacgtccagGTTCGCATCATCGATTTCGACTGGTCGGGAGAAGAAGGGCGCGCCTTCTATCCAAATGTCAACGTCACGCTGAATTGGCCAGAAGGAGTTGAATGCGGATCGCCTCTCAAGGTCGAGCACGACTGGCATCTCTATCGCGCCCACTGTCATGATCTTGACTGGGTGGCGCGTCAAGAGTCTTAG
- the LOC136193100 gene encoding uncharacterized protein, with product MMNGGDDEAKLDLDVHLQTNDVCVGANRSIVGQFLVGLDLLVPEATMRVPVQVVPVLDVSSSMAEHLPLLKDGLVSAIEATSVVSDMDDFALVTFGFAARLQCASEGLGRMTPSRRERIIDGIRRMRTSGMTNLHGGLMAGLQQVKSGNSKFSFVLLMTDGLASAGKVDPDAILADVRDELEAIRTTGCHLAVYTMGLGHEHNSTLLRRVADVGGGEYAYVRGGDTFELVAAIQEWLTMFAHLRAIDAQVSCLPTTTTSATARGSASSEEGGGGGGIILHGMEEITFSGDDDVTGGGGGGHSPSLRVRRSSVRFGDVFAGTVYHKLVALTMTVPGEMRGKRHAATLQLSYRDAVTNRLHVLKKDVHLNVVAADGVQTSVAVVANRLIPSPIPVPQGSVVNETVLSHLAADLIRNAAIRMHRMCDNKEQSGPYPRSASVAVSKSDGGSSVLQSNRAALVTMKQLLATLQSVILQDAEMSEDAGLLDEMTQLHEAGRLDECRAIANNFYQRRCKHTLSKRRGLATLFLNTLARRKRAKKGDGGETVSYDDKLTSKLAEKMAICDSGQVSPQIMELERRLASKQQKTTSLSSSSSSNTWVSSELGQSLSEFKRRRNDLLHMAGAAWFGVPELPDSPDVRRKTSLERQFAGAGPELLAAFMRRREVHAEETTPAPPKITEF from the coding sequence ATGAtgaacggcggcgacgacgaagcgaaactcGATCTCGACGTTCATCTTCAGACGAACGACGTTTGCGTCggcgcgaatcgatcgatcgtcggtCAATTTCTCGTCGGTCTCGACTTACTCGTACCCGAAGCGACGATGCGCGTTCCCGTTCAAGTCGTTCCCGTACTCGACGTCAGTTCGTCGATGGCCGAGCATTTGCCTTTGCTCAAGGACGGTCTCGTATCggcgatcgaagcgacgagcgTCGTTAGCGATATGGACGATTTCGCGCTCGTTACGTTCGGTTTCGCCGCGCGATTGCAGTGCGCCAGCGAGGGTCTCGGTCGaatgacgccgtcgcgacgcgagCGAATCATCGACGGGATTCGACGCATGAGAACGAGTGGAATGACGAATTTGCACGGTGGTCTTATGGCCGGTTTGCAGCAGGTGAAAAGCGGTAATAGCAAATTCTCCTTCGTGCTTCTCATGACCGATGGCTTGGCGAGCGCCGGGAAAGTCGATCCCGATGCGATTTTGGCGGACGTGCGCGACGAATTGGAGGCGATTCGCACGACGGGATGTCATTTGGCTGTCTATACGATGGGCCTCGGTCACGAGCACAATTCGACGCTTctacgtcgcgtcgccgacgtcggcggcggcgaatacGCGTACgtgcgcggcggcgacacgttcgagctcgtcgccgcgataCAGGAGTGGTTGACCATGTTTGCGCACTTGCGCGCAATCGACGCGCAGGTCAGCTgtcttccgacgacgacgacgtcagcgaCAGCACGTGGCAGCGCCAGTTCCGAAGaaggcgggggcggcggcggaattATTTTACATGGCATGGAAGAAATCACGTTTTCtggtgatgatgacgtcaccggtggcgggggcggcggtCACAGTCCTTcgcttcgcgttcgacgaagttCCGTTCGATTTGGCGACGTCTTTGCCGGCACTGTCTATCACAAATTGGTTGCCCTGACGATGACCGTGCCCGGCGAGATGCGCGGCAAACGGCACGCCGCGACGCTCCAATTGTCCTATCGAGACGCCGTCACAAATCGGCTTCATGTCCTTAAAAAGGACGTTCACctaaacgtcgtcgcggcggaTGGCGTTCAAACGTCAGTCGCCGTCGTAGCCAATCGACTCATACCGTCGCCGATTCCCGTGCCGCAAGGATccgtcgtcaacgaaacgGTGCTGAGTCATCTCGCCGCCGATCTCATCCGCAATGCGGCTATACGAATGCATCGAATGTGCGACAATAAGGAGCAGAGTGGTCCGTACCCGCGTTCGGCGTCCGTCGCCGTGTCAAAGTCCGACGGGGGATCGTCGGTGCTGCAATCGAATCGCGCCGCTCTTGTGACGATGAAGCAGCTTCTCGCCACGTTGCAATCGGTTATTTTGCAGGACGCTGAAATGAGCGAAGACGCCGGCCTACTCGACGAAATGACTCAACTCCACGAGGCCGGTCGATTGGACGAGTGTCGCGCCATCGCGAATAATTTCTACCAACGTCGATGCAAGCACACGctgtcgaaacgacgcggcTTGGCGACGCTCTTTCTCAATACACTCGCTCGACGCAAGAGAGCGAAAAAGGGCGACGGGGGGGAAACGGTATCGTACGACGACAAGCTGACGTCGAAACTCGCTGAAAAGATGGCGATTTGCGACAGCGGACAAGTGAGTCCGCAAATCATGGAACTGGAGCGGCGACTGGCAAGCaagcaacagaaaacgacgtcgttgtcgtcgtcgtcgtcgtcgaacacGTGGGTGAGCTCCGAACTGGGTCAAAGTCTAAGCGAGTTTAAGCGTCGACGTAACGATCTTCTTCACATGGCTGGCGCCGCGTGGTTCGGCGTTCCGGAGTTGCCCGATTCGCctgacgttcgacgaaagacgtcgcttGAGCGCCAATTCGCCGGCGCCGGTCCCGAGCTCTTGGCCGCCTTCATGCGTCGACGGGAAGTCCAcgccgaagaaacgacgccggCACCGCCGAAGATCACTGAATTTTGA
- the LOC136193101 gene encoding uncharacterized protein isoform X1 yields MNASIASLVVLLTLGCPASAIDLEPGDTAPPFVLQTLTGPLRYLLTEGNVPIVFFALDNRSAFAECLWTKNESVDHLIENSTSDVHYIFMSFSENNAANEVAWMKGRLQSRLDALGLEGDGERILSHSHFVTTPANETNSWISWILSNWTCADHGCGINQIQVHAEKGEFFSSMRRLDARYDWIFERYVDGSTFPLVDFKDGCSPIAEIHTGHVALVSREGPLNCTYATKFINAFKSNFSGVVVYSTPNDPLVDMNCVGDECNSLLPIRGTMISYVDGTALLQALTAGSVNLTFQTVQSPAFYFGIDGQGKVQQTGWLLYPSFFFLIWQSQWYDYWTELLRKLNRPADVLPVLDYAKMQGNYGASAVIKVPPMKELLRYGLVELDMNLSCPGLRDNSCAIWDHTVQLFICCNPMGNYCGQELGRWITPFRRRIGRWLTDVTPLLPFFDAPTCNLTMKTVPWALPWYPSLNIRLSKRDNSDSPIRVPYKVIPLFKGGQTTFNQSYNANFPPVLFTIDDDVIEVVLEAVITGHGSDNHNCGEFCVTSHRFTVNNRYANVRTFTNPTNPLGCADRVPEGVEPNEHGTWLYGRDGWCDGQEVDPWIVDITDQVNIGGGINRITYVGLFDGKTPNPTGNPGYIIMYSNIVLYKRMILD; encoded by the exons ATGAATGCTTCTATCGCTTCTCTAGTCGTTCTTCTGACTCTCGGTTGTCCTGCTTCTGCAATCGACTTGGAGCCAGGCGATACGGCGCCTCCCTTCGTACTCCAAACTCTGACCGGACCCCTGAGGTACCTTCTAACGGAAGGAAACGTGcccatcgtcttcttcgcacTCGACAATCGCTCCGCATTCGCCGAATGCCTGTGGACGAAAAACGAGAGCGTCGATCATCTAATAGAAAACTCCACAAGCGACGTCCATTAcatcttcatgtccttttCGGAGAACAACGCCGCGAACGAAGTCGCGTGGATGAAAGGGAGACTGCAAAGTCGACTCGACGCATTGGGACTCGAAGGAGACGGCGAACGAATTCTCAGTCATTCTCACTTTGTCACTACACCGGCAAATGAAACGAATTCGTGGATTTCGTGGATATTGAGCAACTGGACGTGTGCGGATCACGGTTGTGGAATTAATCAAATTCAGGTTCATGCAGAAAAGG gtgaatttttttcttcgatgcGAAGACTGGATGCTCGCTACGATTGGATCTTTGAACGATACGTCGACGGTTCTACGTTTCCGTTGGTTGATTTCAAGGATGGCTGTAGCCCGATCGCTGAGATACATACTGGTCACGTGGCTCTGGTTTCCAGAGAGGGCCCCCTCAACTGCACCTATGCAACCAAA tttATTAATGCTTTCAAATCGAATTTCTCTGGCGTTGTTGTTTACTCGACTCCCAATGATCCTTTGGTTGACATGAATTGTGTGGGAGACGAGTGCAATAGTCTTCTTCCCATTCGAGGTACAATGATCTCTTACGTCGATGGCACGGCTTTGTTACAGGCGCTCACCGCCGGCTCGGTCAATTTAACATTTCAAACCGTCCAATCACCCGCTTTTTATTTTGGGATCGACGGTCAGGGAAAAGTGCAGCAAACGGGATGGCTTCTTTATCcatcctttttcttccttatATGGCAATCACAATG GTATGATTATTGGACTGAGTTGCTTCGAAAACTTAACCGTCCTGCTGACGTTCTTCCTGTTCTGGATTATGCTAAGATGCAGGGGAACTATGGAGCCAGTGCCGTCATTAAAGTCCCTCCAATGAAAG AATTGCTTCGCTATGGTCTCGTTGAACTTGATATGAACTTATCGTGTCCTGGCTTGCGAGACAATTCCTGCGCCATCTGGGATCACACAGTTCAGTTATTTATCTGCTGCAATCCAATGGGCAACTACTGCGGCCAAGAACTCGGACGCTGGATCACACCATTTCGCag ACGCATTGGACGTTGGTTAACCGATGTGACGCCTCTCCTGCCCTTCTTCGACGCGCCTACGTGCAACTTGACAATGAAAACCGTTCCCTGGGCCCTGCCGTGGTACCCCTCTCTCAACATACGTCTATCCAAGCGCGACAACTCCGACAGTCCCATTCGCGTTCCATACAAAGTCATACCCCTATTCAAGGGCGGTCAGACGACGTTTAATCAATCCTACAACGCCAATTTTCCCCCCGTTCTTTTCACcatcgacgatgacgtcatcgaagtCGTTCTCGAAGCGGTCATCACCGGCCACGGAAGCGACAATCACAACTGCGGCGAATtttgcgtgacgtcacatcgtTTCACCGTCAATAATCGATACGCGAACGTGCGCACGTTCACCAATCCGACGAATCCGCTCGGTTGCGCCGATCGCGTGCCGGAAGGCGTCGAACCGAATGAACACGGCACGTGGCTCTACGGACGCGACGGCTGGTGCGACGGCCAAGAAGTCGATCCGTGGATTGTTGATATAACGGATCAGGTAAACATAGGCGGCGGAATCAATCGTATAACATACGTCGGGTTGTTTGACGGGAAAACTCCAAATCCAACGGGCAATCCTGGCTACATCATCATGTACTCCAACATCGTTCTCTACAAAAGGATGATACTTGACTGA
- the LOC136193101 gene encoding uncharacterized protein isoform X2 has protein sequence MSFSENNAANEVAWMKGRLQSRLDALGLEGDGERILSHSHFVTTPANETNSWISWILSNWTCADHGCGINQIQVHAEKGEFFSSMRRLDARYDWIFERYVDGSTFPLVDFKDGCSPIAEIHTGHVALVSREGPLNCTYATKFINAFKSNFSGVVVYSTPNDPLVDMNCVGDECNSLLPIRGTMISYVDGTALLQALTAGSVNLTFQTVQSPAFYFGIDGQGKVQQTGWLLYPSFFFLIWQSQWYDYWTELLRKLNRPADVLPVLDYAKMQGNYGASAVIKVPPMKELLRYGLVELDMNLSCPGLRDNSCAIWDHTVQLFICCNPMGNYCGQELGRWITPFRRRIGRWLTDVTPLLPFFDAPTCNLTMKTVPWALPWYPSLNIRLSKRDNSDSPIRVPYKVIPLFKGGQTTFNQSYNANFPPVLFTIDDDVIEVVLEAVITGHGSDNHNCGEFCVTSHRFTVNNRYANVRTFTNPTNPLGCADRVPEGVEPNEHGTWLYGRDGWCDGQEVDPWIVDITDQVNIGGGINRITYVGLFDGKTPNPTGNPGYIIMYSNIVLYKRMILD, from the exons atgtccttttCGGAGAACAACGCCGCGAACGAAGTCGCGTGGATGAAAGGGAGACTGCAAAGTCGACTCGACGCATTGGGACTCGAAGGAGACGGCGAACGAATTCTCAGTCATTCTCACTTTGTCACTACACCGGCAAATGAAACGAATTCGTGGATTTCGTGGATATTGAGCAACTGGACGTGTGCGGATCACGGTTGTGGAATTAATCAAATTCAGGTTCATGCAGAAAAGG gtgaatttttttcttcgatgcGAAGACTGGATGCTCGCTACGATTGGATCTTTGAACGATACGTCGACGGTTCTACGTTTCCGTTGGTTGATTTCAAGGATGGCTGTAGCCCGATCGCTGAGATACATACTGGTCACGTGGCTCTGGTTTCCAGAGAGGGCCCCCTCAACTGCACCTATGCAACCAAA tttATTAATGCTTTCAAATCGAATTTCTCTGGCGTTGTTGTTTACTCGACTCCCAATGATCCTTTGGTTGACATGAATTGTGTGGGAGACGAGTGCAATAGTCTTCTTCCCATTCGAGGTACAATGATCTCTTACGTCGATGGCACGGCTTTGTTACAGGCGCTCACCGCCGGCTCGGTCAATTTAACATTTCAAACCGTCCAATCACCCGCTTTTTATTTTGGGATCGACGGTCAGGGAAAAGTGCAGCAAACGGGATGGCTTCTTTATCcatcctttttcttccttatATGGCAATCACAATG GTATGATTATTGGACTGAGTTGCTTCGAAAACTTAACCGTCCTGCTGACGTTCTTCCTGTTCTGGATTATGCTAAGATGCAGGGGAACTATGGAGCCAGTGCCGTCATTAAAGTCCCTCCAATGAAAG AATTGCTTCGCTATGGTCTCGTTGAACTTGATATGAACTTATCGTGTCCTGGCTTGCGAGACAATTCCTGCGCCATCTGGGATCACACAGTTCAGTTATTTATCTGCTGCAATCCAATGGGCAACTACTGCGGCCAAGAACTCGGACGCTGGATCACACCATTTCGCag ACGCATTGGACGTTGGTTAACCGATGTGACGCCTCTCCTGCCCTTCTTCGACGCGCCTACGTGCAACTTGACAATGAAAACCGTTCCCTGGGCCCTGCCGTGGTACCCCTCTCTCAACATACGTCTATCCAAGCGCGACAACTCCGACAGTCCCATTCGCGTTCCATACAAAGTCATACCCCTATTCAAGGGCGGTCAGACGACGTTTAATCAATCCTACAACGCCAATTTTCCCCCCGTTCTTTTCACcatcgacgatgacgtcatcgaagtCGTTCTCGAAGCGGTCATCACCGGCCACGGAAGCGACAATCACAACTGCGGCGAATtttgcgtgacgtcacatcgtTTCACCGTCAATAATCGATACGCGAACGTGCGCACGTTCACCAATCCGACGAATCCGCTCGGTTGCGCCGATCGCGTGCCGGAAGGCGTCGAACCGAATGAACACGGCACGTGGCTCTACGGACGCGACGGCTGGTGCGACGGCCAAGAAGTCGATCCGTGGATTGTTGATATAACGGATCAGGTAAACATAGGCGGCGGAATCAATCGTATAACATACGTCGGGTTGTTTGACGGGAAAACTCCAAATCCAACGGGCAATCCTGGCTACATCATCATGTACTCCAACATCGTTCTCTACAAAAGGATGATACTTGACTGA
- the LOC136193116 gene encoding immunoglobulin-binding protein 1-like, whose product MTSNGDATEWTLKDYFDAGLRLYDEVQSFDGSSSDKACQDKVGAAIGYLERATRMVNDLALFSDNEDASEISTTSLRYLLLPCLLGALESKRMGVENRLDVLRKTRAYVMDFLHRCRDYGFRLTDRSILDLEGESGNQVASASSLIRPDLSQLSLDRQAKIERYQKMKERKELLAQMDETLKKRLGDDYEETERRYFMLRIQDDVEWAIDEIKSIRQEMGLLEHRERMRYGEIRDDERRRQGGSVAEKEERTRHGPVLILSRKDVRAKVFGAGYPSLPTMTVEEFYEKEYGGKVAQGGQGPEKEKEEEEKEESDDDEAKVQSAREWDEFKDTHRRGWGNRQNRL is encoded by the coding sequence atgacgtcaaatggCGACGCTACCGAATGGACTTTGAAGGACTATTTCGACGCGGGATTGCGTCTATACGACGAAGTCCAGTCGTTCGACGGCTCCTCGTCAGACAAAGCGTGCCAGGACAAAGTAGGGGCCGCAATCGGGTACCTCGAACGTGCGACGCGCATGGTCAACGATTTAGCTCTATTCAGCGACAACGAAGACGCGTCGGAGATCAGTACGACATCGTTGAGATATTTACTACTTCCCTGCCTACTCGGCGCGTTGGAATCGAAACGAATGGGCGTCGAAAATCGACTCGACGTTCTGAGAAAGACGCGAGCGTACGTTATGGATTTTTTGCATCGTTGTCGTGATTATGGATTTCGGCTAACAGACCGAAGCATCCTGGATTTGGAAGGCGAGTCTGGGAATCAGGtggcttctgcttcttcgtTGATTCGACCTGATCTGAGTCAATTGTCTCTGGATCGACAGGCGAAGATTGAGAGATATCAAAAGATGAAGGAGAGGAAGGAGTTGCTTGCGCAGATGGATGAGACGCTTAAGAAACGATTAGGAGATGACTACGAAGAGACGGAACGACGCTATTTCATGCTAAGAATCCaagatgacgtcgagtgGGCAATTGACGAAATCAAGAGCATAAGACAGGAAATGGGTCTATTGGAACATCGCGAAAGAATGCGCTATGGCGAAATAAGAGACGATGAGAGGCGTCGACAAGGTGGAAGTGTAgcggaaaaggaagagagaACACGTCACGGACCCGTCTTGATTCTGTCACGGAAAGATGTGAGGGCAAAGGTATTTGGTGCAGGATATCCGAGTCTACCCACGATGACTGTAGAGGAATTCTACGAGAAAGAATACGGGGGGAAAGTGGCTCAGGGTGGTCAGGGTCctgagaaggaaaaggaggaggaggagaaggaggagtcAGATGATGACGAAGCTAAAGTTCAAAGTGCACGAGAATGGGACGAATTCAAAGACACGCACAGACGAGGCTGGGGAAATAGACAGAATAGACTCTAG